One Halomonas sp. M4R1S46 genomic window carries:
- the murD gene encoding UDP-N-acetylmuramoyl-L-alanine--D-glutamate ligase yields the protein MVKVPKGMTLVVGLGVSGRAICRHLQRLGRPFMVVDTRAEPPGLEAFRDAHPAVEVHCGSLTDLDMGAAREVVVSPGVDPRSPGLADLAGRRGPQGEPLVVGEMALFVRACRAPIAAITGANAKSTVTTLLGEMAVEAGRRVAVGGNLGTPALDLLAERPDAELYVLELSSFQLETTPCLGAETAAFLNLSEDHLDRHGDLAGYREAKLGIFRGARHGVVNAEEPDTWPVAPLPALDRFTTRPPEAGEWGIGEHDDGAGPGPWLMHGVMPLMPAEAVRLPGRHNQANALAALAMGHRLGLGLAAMRRVLERFPGLPHRGELVAEIRGVRWINDSKGTNVGATLAAIAGLGPTLAGRLILLAGGVGKGADFTPLAAPLARYGREAILFGQDAERLATALDGSVPLSRVDDLAAAMARAAEIAAPGDCVLLSPACASLDQFRDYQARGEAFRQAVEQRRREVAS from the coding sequence GCCACCTGCAACGCCTGGGGCGTCCCTTCATGGTCGTCGACACCCGGGCCGAGCCGCCCGGCCTCGAGGCCTTCCGCGACGCCCATCCGGCGGTCGAGGTGCACTGCGGGTCGCTCACCGACCTCGACATGGGCGCGGCCCGGGAGGTGGTGGTGAGTCCCGGCGTCGATCCCCGCTCGCCGGGCCTCGCCGACCTGGCCGGCCGCCGCGGGCCGCAGGGCGAGCCCCTGGTGGTGGGGGAGATGGCGCTGTTTGTGCGGGCCTGCCGGGCCCCCATCGCCGCCATCACCGGGGCCAACGCCAAGTCCACGGTGACCACCCTGCTCGGCGAGATGGCGGTCGAGGCCGGCCGTCGGGTGGCGGTGGGCGGCAACCTCGGCACCCCGGCGCTGGACCTGCTCGCCGAGCGGCCCGACGCCGAGTTGTACGTGCTCGAGCTGTCGAGCTTCCAGCTCGAGACCACGCCCTGTCTCGGCGCCGAGACCGCCGCCTTCCTCAATCTCTCCGAGGACCACCTCGATCGCCACGGCGACCTGGCCGGCTACCGGGAGGCCAAGCTCGGGATCTTCCGGGGGGCTCGCCATGGCGTGGTCAACGCCGAGGAGCCCGACACCTGGCCGGTCGCGCCGCTGCCGGCGCTGGACCGCTTCACCACCCGCCCGCCCGAGGCGGGGGAGTGGGGCATCGGCGAGCATGACGACGGCGCGGGGCCCGGGCCCTGGCTGATGCATGGCGTCATGCCCCTGATGCCTGCCGAGGCGGTGCGCCTGCCCGGTCGGCACAACCAGGCCAATGCCCTGGCGGCCCTGGCCATGGGGCATCGCCTGGGGCTTGGGCTAGCCGCCATGCGCCGGGTGCTGGAACGCTTTCCGGGCCTGCCCCATCGCGGCGAGCTGGTGGCCGAGATCCGCGGGGTGCGCTGGATCAACGACTCCAAGGGCACCAACGTGGGGGCCACCCTCGCCGCCATCGCCGGCCTGGGGCCGACCCTGGCGGGCCGCCTGATCCTGCTCGCCGGCGGGGTCGGCAAGGGCGCGGACTTCACCCCCTTGGCCGCGCCGCTGGCCCGCTATGGCCGCGAGGCGATCCTCTTCGGCCAGGATGCCGAGCGCCTGGCGACCGCGCTCGACGGGTCGGTGCCGCTGAGCCGGGTCGACGACCTGGCGGCGGCCATGGCCCGGGCCGCCGAGATCGCCGCGCCGGGGGATTGCGTGCTGCTCTCGCCGGCCTGTGCCAGTCTCGACCAGTTCCGCGACTATCAGGCGCGTGGCGAGGCCTTCCGCCAGGCCGTCGAGCAGCGCCGCCGGGAGGTGGCCTCATGA
- the ftsW gene encoding putative lipid II flippase FtsW — MSRLSRLRQRLSTAEQPFDGWLVLAALALLLIGWVMVTSASTEVASSLTGNAWYFSLRHGAFLLVSLVVAALALRVPLGWWRANGPLLLLVGMLLLALVLVVGREVNGSRRWLSLPGVPFNLQASEVAKLCLITYLAGYLERFLPQVRREWGAFLRPLAVMAVMGGLLILEPDYGAVVVMTGCVMGMLLMAGAPWGRFLLLMLLVAALGAIAAIAEPYRMARLTSFADPWADQFASGYQLTQALIAFGRGHWLGMGLGNSVQKLFYLPEAHTDFVFAVLAEELGLVGAVAVVGLFALLVWRAMAVGRRAELAKLPFAAYVSYGIALVIGAQAFINIAVSTGMLPTKGLTLPLLSYGGSSLVVSCVMMAILLRADIEARQAVRRARPTADRAAPPGKTQGSGS, encoded by the coding sequence ATGAGCCGGCTATCTCGCCTGAGGCAACGCCTGTCCACCGCCGAGCAGCCCTTCGACGGCTGGCTGGTGCTCGCGGCGCTGGCGCTGCTGCTGATCGGCTGGGTGATGGTCACCTCGGCCTCCACCGAGGTGGCCTCCAGCCTCACCGGCAACGCCTGGTACTTCAGCCTGCGCCACGGCGCCTTCCTGCTGGTGTCGCTGGTCGTGGCGGCCCTGGCGCTGCGGGTGCCCCTGGGTTGGTGGAGGGCCAACGGGCCCCTGTTGCTGCTGGTGGGCATGCTGCTGCTGGCGCTGGTGCTGGTGGTCGGCCGCGAGGTCAACGGCAGCCGCCGTTGGCTGTCGCTGCCCGGCGTGCCCTTCAACCTGCAGGCCTCGGAAGTCGCCAAGCTGTGCCTGATCACCTACCTGGCCGGCTACCTCGAGCGCTTCCTCCCGCAGGTGCGCCGGGAGTGGGGCGCCTTCCTCCGGCCGCTGGCGGTGATGGCGGTGATGGGCGGGTTGCTGATCCTGGAGCCGGACTACGGGGCGGTGGTGGTGATGACCGGCTGCGTGATGGGCATGCTGCTGATGGCGGGGGCGCCCTGGGGGCGCTTCCTGCTGCTGATGCTGCTGGTGGCGGCCCTCGGCGCCATCGCCGCCATTGCCGAGCCCTATCGCATGGCGCGCCTGACCAGCTTCGCCGACCCCTGGGCCGACCAGTTCGCCAGCGGCTATCAGCTCACCCAGGCCCTGATCGCCTTCGGCCGGGGGCACTGGCTGGGGATGGGGCTCGGCAACAGCGTGCAGAAGCTGTTCTACCTGCCCGAGGCCCACACCGACTTCGTGTTCGCCGTGCTCGCCGAGGAGTTGGGCCTGGTCGGCGCCGTCGCCGTGGTGGGGCTGTTCGCGCTGCTGGTGTGGCGGGCCATGGCGGTGGGGCGGCGGGCCGAGCTGGCCAAGCTGCCGTTTGCCGCCTATGTCAGCTACGGCATCGCCCTGGTGATCGGCGCCCAGGCCTTCATCAATATCGCGGTCAGCACCGGCATGCTGCCCACCAAGGGGCTGACCCTGCCGCTGCTCAGTTACGGCGGCTCGAGCCTGGTGGTCAGCTGCGTGATGATGGCGATCCTGCTGCGGGCGGATATCGAGGCCCGCCAGGCGGTGCGTCGTGCTCGGCCCACGGCCGACCGGGCGGCACCGCCCGGCAAGACACAAGGAAGCGGATCATGA